One window of Nicotiana tomentosiformis chromosome 11, ASM39032v3, whole genome shotgun sequence genomic DNA carries:
- the LOC104117388 gene encoding uncharacterized protein: MEGDRVFEFDDWRNSMSYWKGDFQYKETIKSFLSNTQWKKLRDGVFGNFFRLQGVKFCGRLIHCVLLSEIISNDSHSMTFKVFNHEVKFTREAFQIITGLKCSSSVDFKILRERENRISKVYFPGKDRIELGNLWHFITSHPYGTTASFVGSHNDTVKLATIYFFEYVLMGKCKNRNVSERVMKIVDDDELCSSFNWGSLCYEKLLKSLKSCLKPKQNTSDNENENEKEKEKDKEKDSYIILGFPFAFRVWIMEEFPIFQEK; this comes from the coding sequence ATGGAAGGAGATCGCGTTTTCGAGTTTGATGATTGGCGTAATTCGATGAGCTATTGGAAAGGAGATTTTCAGTataaggaaacaataaaaagTTTCTTGTCGAACACGCAATGGAAGAAGTTGAGGGATGGTGTTTTCGGAAACTTTTTCCGATTACAAGGTGTGAAGTTCTGTGGTAGACTTATTCATTGTGTGTTGCTTTCAGAAATTATAAGCAATGACTCGCATTCAATGACATTCAAGGTTTTTAATCATGAAGTGAAGTTTACACGTGAAGCGTTCCAGATAATTACTGGGTTGAAATGTTCTTCTTCAGTGGACTTCAAAATTTTACGTGAAAGAGAGAATAGGATTTCGAAAGTCTACTTCCCAGGAAAGGATAGAATCGAGTTAGGCAATTTATGGCATTTTATTACTAGTCACCCATATGGTACAACTGCATCATTTGTAGGCAGCCATAACGATACGGTGAAGTTGGCAacaatttatttttttgaatatgTGTTGATGGGGAAGTGCAAGAATCGGAATGTGTCTGAGCGGGTAATGAAAATCGTAGATGACGATGAACTCTGCTCTTCTTTCAATTGGGGCTCTCTTTGTTATGAAAAGTTACTAAAATCATTGAAGAGCTGCTTGAAGCCCAAACAAAATACTTCAGAcaatgagaatgagaatgagaaagagaaagagaaagataaaGAGAAGGACAGTTATATTATACTTGGCTTCCCTTTCGCCTTCCGTGTTTGGATTATGGAAGAATTCccaatttttcaagaaaaataa